Proteins from one Pseudomonas sp. KBS0710 genomic window:
- a CDS encoding high-affinity branched-chain amino acid ABC transporter permease LivM, whose product MSRYLKSAFFSALLVWAVAFPVLGLKLSIVGINLEVHGTGPVTLTIIALCSVLMFLRVLFTQQVGAFFKGNRGPLVSPKVSQFLTLPRTQRYIIIGLIVAALIWPFFGSRGAVDIATLILIYVLLGLGLNIVVGLAGLLDLGYVGFYAVGAYTYALLSHYLGWGFWICLPLAGMAAATFGFLLGFPVLRLRGDYLAIVTLGFGEIIRLFLRNLTDITGGPNGISSIPKPTFFGLTFDRTAAEGMQTFHEYFGIDYNPVSKVVFLYLVALLLALAALFVINRLLRMPIGRAWEALREDEIACRALGMNPTVIKLSAFTLGATFAGFAGSFFAARQGLVTPESFTFIESAIILAIVVLGGMGSQLGVILAAIVMILLPEMMREFSEYRMLMFGAMMVLMMIWRPQGLLPMQRPHMELRK is encoded by the coding sequence ATGAGCAGATATCTTAAATCGGCGTTTTTCAGCGCCTTGCTGGTCTGGGCCGTGGCCTTTCCGGTACTCGGCCTCAAGCTGAGCATTGTCGGCATCAACCTGGAAGTGCATGGCACCGGTCCCGTGACCCTGACCATCATCGCCCTGTGCTCGGTGCTGATGTTCCTGCGCGTGCTGTTCACCCAGCAGGTCGGTGCGTTTTTCAAGGGTAACCGTGGCCCGTTGGTGTCGCCCAAGGTCAGCCAATTCCTGACCCTGCCGCGTACCCAGCGCTACATCATCATCGGTCTGATCGTGGCCGCGTTGATCTGGCCATTCTTCGGCTCGCGCGGCGCCGTCGACATCGCCACCCTGATCCTGATCTACGTGTTGCTGGGCCTGGGCCTGAACATCGTGGTGGGCCTCGCCGGTCTGCTTGACCTCGGTTATGTGGGCTTCTATGCCGTGGGTGCCTACACCTACGCACTGCTCTCGCATTACCTGGGCTGGGGCTTCTGGATCTGCCTGCCACTGGCCGGCATGGCGGCGGCCACCTTCGGCTTCCTGCTGGGCTTCCCGGTACTGCGCTTGCGCGGTGACTATCTGGCGATCGTGACCCTGGGCTTCGGTGAAATCATCCGTCTGTTCCTGCGTAACCTCACCGATATCACCGGTGGCCCCAACGGCATCAGCAGCATTCCCAAGCCAACGTTCTTCGGGCTGACGTTCGACCGCACCGCAGCCGAAGGCATGCAGACCTTCCACGAATACTTCGGGATCGACTACAACCCGGTGAGCAAAGTGGTGTTCCTGTACCTGGTGGCCCTGTTGCTGGCACTGGCGGCGCTGTTCGTGATCAACCGCCTGCTGCGCATGCCGATCGGCCGTGCGTGGGAAGCGTTGCGCGAAGATGAAATCGCCTGCCGTGCGTTAGGCATGAACCCGACAGTCATCAAGCTTTCGGCATTCACCCTCGGGGCAACCTTCGCCGGTTTCGCCGGCAGCTTCTTCGCGGCACGCCAAGGTTTGGTGACCCCGGAGTCGTTCACCTTCATCGAGTCGGCAATCATCCTCGCCATCGTGGTACTGGGTGGCATGGGCTCGCAGTTGGGCGTGATCCTGGCGGCAATCGTGATGATCCTGCTGCCGGAAATGATGCGTGAGTTCAGCGAATACCGCATGTTGATGTTCGGCGCCATGATGGTGCTGATGATGATCTGGCGTCCTCAAGGCCTGCTGCCCATGCAACGTCCACACATGGAGCTGCGCAAATGA
- the livG gene encoding high-affinity branched-chain amino acid ABC transporter ATP-binding protein LivG, which yields MSREILKVENLSMRFGGLLAVNGVALTVKEKQVVALIGPNGAGKTTVFNCLTGFYKPSGGSILLDGQPIQGLAGHEIARKGVVRTFQNVRLFKDMTAVENLLIAQHRHLNTNFFAGLFKTPAFRKSEREAMEYAAYWLDKVNLTEFANRPAGTLAYGQQRRLEIARCMMTRPRILMLDEPAAGLNPKETEDLKALISVLREENNATVLLIEHDMKLVMSISDHIVVINQGTPLANGTPEQIRDNPEVIKAYLGEA from the coding sequence ATGAGCCGCGAGATCCTGAAAGTCGAAAACTTGAGCATGCGTTTCGGCGGTTTGCTCGCGGTCAACGGCGTAGCCCTGACCGTCAAAGAGAAACAGGTTGTGGCACTGATCGGCCCGAACGGCGCCGGCAAGACCACGGTGTTCAACTGCCTCACCGGCTTCTACAAGCCGAGCGGTGGCAGCATCCTGCTGGATGGCCAACCCATTCAGGGCCTGGCCGGTCACGAGATCGCCCGCAAAGGCGTGGTGCGTACCTTCCAGAACGTGCGCCTGTTCAAGGATATGACAGCGGTCGAAAACCTGTTGATCGCCCAGCACCGTCACTTGAACACCAACTTCTTTGCTGGCCTGTTCAAGACTCCGGCGTTCCGCAAGAGCGAGCGCGAGGCCATGGAATACGCGGCGTACTGGCTGGACAAGGTCAACCTGACCGAGTTTGCCAACCGCCCCGCCGGCACCCTGGCTTATGGCCAACAACGCCGACTGGAAATCGCCCGTTGCATGATGACCCGCCCGCGGATCCTGATGCTCGACGAACCGGCCGCCGGCCTGAACCCCAAGGAAACCGAAGACCTCAAGGCGCTGATCAGCGTGCTGCGTGAGGAAAACAACGCCACGGTGCTGTTGATTGAACACGACATGAAACTGGTCATGAGCATTTCCGACCATATCGTAGTGATCAACCAGGGCACGCCACTGGCCAACGGCACGCCGGAGCAGATCCGCGACAACCCGGAAGTGATCAAAGCCTATTTGGGGGAAGCGTAA
- a CDS encoding ABC transporter ATP-binding protein: protein MLQFENVSTFYGKIQALHSVNVEVRQGEIVTLIGANGAGKSTLLMTLCGSPQAHSGSIRYMGEELVGQASSEIMRKSIAVVPEGRRVFSRLTVEENLAMGGFFTDKGDYQEQMDKVLHLFPRLKERFSQRGGTMSGGEQQMLAIGRALMSKPKLLLLDEPSLGLAPIIIQQIFDIIEQLRKDGVTVFLVEQNANQALKIADRAYVLENGRVVMQGTGEQLLTDPKVREAYLGG, encoded by the coding sequence ATGCTGCAATTCGAAAACGTTTCCACTTTCTACGGCAAGATCCAGGCGCTGCACAGCGTCAACGTGGAAGTGCGCCAAGGTGAAATCGTCACGCTGATCGGCGCCAACGGTGCCGGCAAGTCGACGTTGCTGATGACCCTGTGCGGCTCGCCGCAAGCCCACAGCGGCAGCATCCGCTACATGGGTGAAGAACTGGTGGGTCAGGCCTCCTCCGAGATCATGCGCAAGAGCATTGCCGTGGTGCCCGAAGGCCGTCGTGTGTTCTCGCGCCTGACGGTAGAAGAGAACCTGGCCATGGGTGGGTTCTTTACCGACAAGGGCGACTACCAAGAGCAGATGGACAAGGTGCTGCACCTGTTCCCGAGGCTCAAGGAACGCTTCAGCCAGCGCGGCGGCACCATGTCCGGCGGCGAGCAGCAAATGCTCGCCATCGGCCGGGCGCTGATGAGCAAGCCCAAGCTGTTGTTGCTCGACGAGCCTTCACTGGGCCTGGCACCGATCATCATCCAGCAGATCTTCGACATCATCGAACAACTGCGCAAGGACGGTGTGACGGTGTTCCTGGTGGAGCAGAACGCCAACCAGGCGCTGAAAATCGCCGACCGCGCCTACGTGCTGGAAAACGGCCGGGTGGTGATGCAGGGCACCGGGGAGCAGTTGCTGACGGATCCGAAAGTGCGTGAAGCCTATCTCGGTGGCTGA
- a CDS encoding MFS transporter: protein MKKRFADFFISRNFSFLWLGQALSSFGEFVFESTVIVWLVTDLFHDSAFLPTAVGLAVAASAIPRVLVAPLAGAWVDRMTPLYVMIAADGIRVLNFLIFFVIYSLAGLDPMQVLVGVLLLLLFNSTAAQFFNPSRQAIMQVVIPSARRVEASAKAMFSLTGISVLSASLGPALFVWVGPALALLINVLAFACSALCIASTQGLRRTLLTEQQRLPFWHGVLAGLRFSWGHASIRTLLIGVALYGFSLGVNNVALSLYAFKTLGLSPYEYGLILAAFPVGGLIAAVLVRPLLKSLSTRQAFTFALLCMGFSYLAYSLHPPFYLAWALMFSCGLFFSVFAIVQGPMLQEAVPEGYMGRVSATVTPVLAIASLTGTLVCSQTLNMAERVIGYLDAPLDVYGAYIFLAAGLLLSGGALMLAGQRASKGQLVATL from the coding sequence GTGAAGAAGCGCTTTGCAGATTTTTTCATCAGCAGAAATTTCTCGTTCCTGTGGCTGGGGCAAGCCCTCTCATCGTTTGGCGAGTTCGTTTTCGAGAGCACCGTCATTGTGTGGCTGGTGACTGACTTGTTTCACGACAGTGCGTTCTTGCCGACGGCCGTAGGCCTGGCAGTGGCGGCTTCGGCTATACCGCGTGTACTGGTAGCGCCACTGGCCGGGGCTTGGGTGGACAGGATGACGCCGCTGTACGTGATGATCGCGGCGGACGGGATTCGGGTGCTCAACTTCCTGATCTTTTTTGTGATCTATTCGCTGGCCGGCCTGGACCCGATGCAAGTGCTCGTCGGTGTTCTACTGTTGTTGTTGTTTAACAGCACGGCCGCACAGTTTTTCAACCCGTCACGCCAGGCGATTATGCAAGTGGTCATCCCTTCGGCACGACGCGTTGAAGCATCGGCCAAGGCAATGTTTTCCCTGACGGGCATTTCAGTGTTGTCGGCGTCCCTTGGGCCGGCCTTATTTGTCTGGGTGGGCCCCGCCCTGGCACTGCTGATCAATGTGCTGGCCTTTGCCTGTTCGGCCCTGTGTATCGCGTCTACCCAGGGCCTGCGCCGGACCTTGCTGACCGAGCAACAACGGCTGCCCTTTTGGCATGGAGTGCTCGCAGGGCTGCGGTTTTCCTGGGGGCACGCCTCGATCAGGACGTTGCTGATCGGTGTCGCGTTGTACGGGTTTTCCCTGGGGGTCAATAACGTCGCGTTGTCCTTGTACGCATTCAAAACCTTGGGCTTGAGCCCTTATGAATACGGTCTGATTCTCGCAGCGTTCCCTGTGGGCGGGTTGATTGCTGCCGTGCTGGTCCGGCCGCTGTTGAAGTCACTGAGTACGCGTCAGGCCTTTACCTTTGCGCTGCTGTGCATGGGGTTCAGTTACCTGGCGTATTCGCTGCATCCGCCGTTTTACCTGGCTTGGGCGCTGATGTTCAGCTGTGGGTTGTTCTTCTCGGTGTTTGCGATTGTGCAAGGGCCGATGCTCCAGGAAGCCGTGCCTGAAGGCTACATGGGGCGTGTGTCTGCAACGGTGACGCCGGTACTGGCCATCGCCTCGTTGACCGGTACGCTGGTGTGTTCTCAGACATTGAATATGGCAGAGCGCGTCATCGGCTATTTAGACGCGCCGCTGGACGTGTACGGCGCGTATATCTTCCTGGCGGCGGGCCTGTTGCTATCGGGCGGGGCATTGATGCTGGCAGGCCAGCGCGCGAGCAAGGGGCAATTGGTTGCGACGCTTTAA
- a CDS encoding DUF2282 domain-containing protein: protein MTTKSRSLSAATLVLALGSALSFSALTNMAHADEAKMDKCFGVAEAGKNDCAAGAGTTCAGTSKVKDQANAWKLVPAGTCAKTPSSTSPTGFGQEAAFTAKS from the coding sequence ATGACTACTAAATCCCGTTCGCTGTCCGCCGCTACCCTCGTTCTGGCCCTGGGTTCGGCCCTGAGCTTTTCCGCCCTGACCAACATGGCCCACGCTGACGAAGCGAAAATGGACAAGTGCTTTGGTGTCGCCGAAGCCGGCAAGAACGATTGCGCTGCGGGCGCCGGTACTACCTGCGCCGGCACCTCGAAAGTCAAAGACCAGGCCAACGCCTGGAAACTGGTCCCGGCAGGCACTTGCGCCAAGACCCCAAGCTCCACCTCGCCGACCGGTTTCGGCCAGGAAGCAGCCTTTACCGCCAAGTCCTGA
- a CDS encoding DUF692 domain-containing protein, which produces MMTLLPQHTVSPAQVPGLPYRAGLGLKSEHFIEVLDTSPDIGFFEVHAENYMVAGGPFHHYLGLIREQYPLSLHGVGLSIGGEGPLNREHLARLATLIERYQPHSFSEHLAWSSHGPVFLNDLLPLAYDAATLLRVCEHIDQVQSTLKRPMLLENPSTYLQFQRSTLDETDFISEIIRRTGCGLLLDVNNVYVSCINHQRDPLAYLHALPLKAVGEIHLAGFAEDTDSLGDRLLIDDHGAPIDNAVWQLYEQVLKHTGPVATLIERDNQVPAFSVLHAEAQHADWHLSQAKVLTL; this is translated from the coding sequence ATGATGACGCTTTTACCTCAGCACACGGTCTCACCGGCTCAGGTGCCCGGCCTCCCTTATCGGGCCGGGCTGGGGCTGAAGAGCGAGCACTTTATTGAAGTGCTCGATACCTCGCCCGACATCGGTTTTTTTGAAGTGCACGCCGAAAACTACATGGTCGCCGGCGGCCCGTTTCATCACTACCTGGGTTTGATACGCGAACAGTACCCACTGTCATTGCATGGCGTGGGTCTGTCCATCGGCGGCGAAGGCCCGCTTAATCGTGAGCACCTGGCACGGTTGGCCACGCTGATCGAACGCTATCAACCCCACTCTTTTTCCGAACACCTGGCCTGGTCCAGCCACGGCCCAGTGTTCCTCAATGACTTGCTGCCGCTGGCCTACGACGCCGCGACCCTGCTCCGGGTGTGCGAGCACATCGATCAGGTACAAAGCACCCTCAAGCGGCCGATGCTGCTGGAGAACCCCTCGACGTACCTGCAGTTCCAACGCTCGACCCTGGACGAGACGGACTTCATCAGCGAGATCATCCGGCGCACCGGTTGCGGGCTGTTGCTGGACGTCAACAACGTCTATGTGTCGTGCATCAATCATCAGCGCGACCCACTGGCCTACCTCCATGCGCTGCCGTTGAAGGCCGTCGGTGAGATTCATCTGGCCGGTTTTGCCGAAGACACTGACAGCCTGGGCGACCGCCTGCTGATCGATGACCATGGCGCGCCCATCGATAACGCGGTGTGGCAACTCTACGAACAGGTACTCAAACACACCGGCCCCGTCGCCACGCTGATCGAGCGGGACAACCAGGTGCCCGCCTTCAGCGTGCTGCACGCCGAAGCCCAACACGCCGACTGGCATCTGTCACAGGCGAAGGTATTGACGCTATGA
- a CDS encoding DNA-binding domain-containing protein: MSDQAAFAGALLDSDQACPDGLFSSNGADPASRFAVYRNNVHSSLINALAAAYPVTLQLVGEEFFRAMASLYVQASPPDSPLISEYGSTFAAFIQAFEPAASVPYLADVARLERLRVRAYHAADSQPLNQQAILEQLQGPVDLGQLRLHLHPSLATMHSPYAVVAVWAAHQTEGAIATLNPWYAQSALVLRQGLAVKVFAIDSGSVAFINSLNQGAGLEMAVEHALEASAEFDLNHCLTLLISHDAITHLHTEQKESP; the protein is encoded by the coding sequence ATGAGCGATCAAGCTGCATTTGCCGGCGCCTTGCTCGATTCCGACCAGGCCTGCCCCGATGGGTTGTTCAGCAGCAACGGCGCCGACCCGGCCAGCCGATTTGCGGTGTATCGAAACAATGTCCACAGCTCGCTGATCAACGCGCTCGCCGCCGCTTACCCGGTGACGCTGCAATTGGTGGGCGAAGAGTTTTTCCGTGCGATGGCCAGCCTGTACGTGCAAGCCAGCCCGCCCGACAGCCCGTTGATCAGCGAATACGGCAGCACGTTTGCCGCGTTCATCCAGGCATTCGAGCCGGCTGCAAGCGTGCCTTACCTGGCGGACGTCGCACGCCTGGAACGCCTGCGGGTGCGTGCTTACCACGCCGCAGACAGCCAGCCACTGAATCAACAGGCCATCCTTGAACAACTGCAAGGCCCCGTCGACCTGGGGCAACTACGCCTGCACCTGCATCCGTCCCTGGCCACCATGCATTCGCCCTACGCCGTGGTTGCGGTATGGGCCGCGCACCAGACCGAAGGCGCCATCGCCACCTTGAACCCTTGGTACGCCCAAAGTGCACTGGTGTTGCGCCAGGGCCTGGCGGTCAAGGTCTTCGCCATCGACAGCGGTTCGGTGGCGTTTATTAACAGCCTCAATCAGGGGGCAGGCCTGGAAATGGCGGTGGAACACGCGCTTGAAGCCTCGGCCGAATTCGACCTCAACCACTGCCTGACGCTGCTGATCAGCCACGACGCCATCACTCATTTACACACAGAACAAAAGGAATCGCCATGA
- a CDS encoding DoxX family protein has translation MNTHPTCQVKRVIALFEKIPYSLIAFLARFSIAAVFWKSGQTKVEGFAIDIINGTFQFGEPKLAASTLPLFRSEYHVPLLSPEVAAHMAAFAEHFFPVLILVGFATRFSAVALIGMTLTIQLFVYPEAYPTHGTWIALLLLLVAKGPGCLSIDHLIARRYR, from the coding sequence ATGAACACTCACCCTACTTGCCAGGTAAAACGGGTCATCGCGCTGTTCGAAAAAATCCCCTACAGCCTGATCGCCTTTCTCGCACGGTTTTCCATTGCGGCGGTGTTCTGGAAGTCCGGCCAGACCAAGGTCGAAGGTTTTGCCATTGATATCATCAACGGCACCTTCCAATTCGGCGAACCCAAGCTTGCGGCTTCGACCCTGCCGCTGTTTCGCAGCGAGTACCACGTGCCGTTGTTGTCGCCGGAAGTGGCCGCGCACATGGCGGCATTTGCCGAGCACTTTTTCCCGGTGCTGATCCTGGTGGGTTTTGCCACGCGCTTTTCGGCCGTGGCGCTGATCGGCATGACCTTGACCATTCAACTGTTCGTCTACCCGGAAGCCTATCCCACACACGGCACCTGGATCGCGTTGCTGCTGCTGTTGGTGGCCAAAGGCCCAGGCTGCCTGTCGATCGATCACCTGATCGCGCGTCGCTACCGCTGA
- a CDS encoding LysR family transcriptional regulator, with the protein MSEMDDLAAFAVLIEAGSFTLAAEQLGCSKGQLSKRISQLEAKFSVVLLHRTTRKLSLTAAGAALLPQAQALVAQVERARQALARLKDDLAGPVRMTVPVSLGETFFDGLLLEFTQQYPQVQIELELNNSYRDLARDGFDLGVRMGAMDNERLVAKPLLAWHEMTCASPAYLEQHGEPLTPADLAAHTCLLNSHYSGREEWLYHQQHELLRVRVSGTFASNHYNLLKKAALVGAGIARLPSYVLPAELADGRLRWLLRDYQTRSMPMYLVHPYQGGLPRRTQVLADYLVDWFRRSGEALDRLQR; encoded by the coding sequence ATGAGCGAAATGGATGACCTGGCGGCTTTTGCCGTGTTGATCGAGGCGGGCAGTTTTACCTTGGCGGCAGAGCAGTTGGGCTGCAGCAAGGGCCAATTGTCCAAGCGCATCAGCCAATTGGAAGCGAAGTTTTCGGTGGTGTTACTGCACCGCACTACGCGCAAACTCAGCCTGACCGCCGCCGGCGCGGCGTTGTTGCCCCAGGCTCAGGCGCTGGTGGCCCAGGTGGAGCGCGCCCGTCAGGCGTTGGCGCGGCTCAAGGACGATCTGGCTGGGCCAGTGCGGATGACGGTGCCGGTGTCGCTGGGAGAAACCTTCTTTGATGGCTTGTTGCTGGAGTTCACCCAGCAATACCCGCAGGTGCAGATCGAGCTGGAACTGAACAACAGCTACCGCGACCTGGCGCGCGATGGCTTCGATTTGGGCGTGCGCATGGGGGCGATGGACAACGAGCGGCTGGTGGCCAAACCGCTGCTGGCCTGGCATGAAATGACCTGCGCCAGCCCGGCCTACCTGGAGCAGCATGGCGAACCGCTGACGCCTGCGGATCTGGCCGCGCACACCTGCCTGCTCAACAGCCACTACAGCGGGCGTGAAGAATGGCTGTACCACCAGCAACATGAACTGCTGCGGGTGCGGGTCAGCGGTACCTTCGCTTCCAACCACTACAACCTGTTGAAAAAAGCTGCCCTGGTGGGCGCCGGCATCGCTCGCCTGCCGTCCTACGTGTTACCGGCGGAACTGGCCGACGGGCGCTTGCGCTGGCTGCTGCGTGATTATCAAACGCGCAGCATGCCGATGTACCTGGTGCATCCTTATCAAGGTGGCCTGCCGCGCCGAACCCAAGTATTGGCCGACTACCTGGTGGACTGGTTCAGACGCAGCGGCGAAGCCCTGGATCGCCTTCAGCGGTAG
- a CDS encoding short chain dehydrogenase, whose protein sequence is MKILLIGASGTVGSAVKAELAQRHEVISIGRSGGDFQVDISDSASIRKLFEQTGKFDALVCAAGSVNFVALGDMSEADFELGLRDKLMGQVNLLLIGREYANDGASFTFTSGILNRDPIRTGASAALVNGALDAFVKAAAIELPRGLRINSVSPTVLLEAMGSYAPYFRGYKPAPGADVALAYAKSVEGLQTGQTFIVG, encoded by the coding sequence ATGAAAATCCTATTGATTGGTGCCAGCGGCACGGTCGGCTCAGCGGTCAAGGCGGAACTGGCGCAGCGTCACGAGGTGATCAGCATCGGCCGTAGCGGCGGCGACTTCCAGGTGGATATCAGCGACAGCGCGTCGATCCGCAAACTCTTCGAGCAGACCGGCAAGTTCGACGCACTGGTCTGCGCGGCAGGCAGTGTGAATTTCGTGGCATTGGGTGACATGAGCGAAGCGGACTTTGAACTGGGCCTGCGTGACAAGCTGATGGGCCAGGTCAACCTGCTGCTGATCGGCCGCGAATACGCCAACGACGGTGCTTCGTTCACCTTTACCAGCGGCATTCTCAACCGCGATCCGATCCGCACTGGTGCCTCTGCCGCGCTGGTCAATGGCGCATTGGACGCCTTCGTCAAGGCGGCGGCGATCGAACTGCCACGCGGCTTGCGCATCAACTCGGTAAGCCCGACCGTCCTGCTCGAAGCCATGGGCAGCTACGCCCCGTACTTCCGCGGCTACAAACCGGCGCCAGGCGCAGATGTGGCGCTGGCCTACGCGAAAAGTGTCGAGGGCTTGCAGACCGGTCAGACCTTTATCGTTGGCTGA
- a CDS encoding COG3650 family protein yields the protein MRAARTLALFALLPLFTACQMFESEPAKPSTVGLTRMQGELTAVGGKLLFQPCGDKRNYVVNDTGGTSVLQEAASLAGQQGVLFADLRGKFSGVASGTQGSVDLQQLYRVERSTSACNDPDFKRMILRANGHKPAWAMNVTGKGMVLEREGQPPLAVPFVEEQLGDGRFNLMTEANNQHIELWVAPQRCIDAVSGSLQHMTAELRVNGQVQRGCASFGGSRDD from the coding sequence ATGCGCGCCGCCCGTACCCTTGCTCTGTTTGCCCTGCTGCCCCTGTTCACCGCTTGCCAGATGTTCGAGAGCGAACCGGCCAAACCGTCTACCGTCGGGTTGACCCGCATGCAGGGTGAACTGACGGCGGTGGGCGGCAAACTGTTGTTCCAGCCATGCGGCGACAAACGCAACTACGTGGTCAACGACACCGGCGGCACCAGCGTGCTGCAGGAAGCCGCGTCCCTGGCTGGCCAGCAAGGCGTGCTGTTTGCCGATTTACGTGGCAAGTTCTCCGGGGTGGCCAGCGGCACCCAGGGTTCGGTCGACCTGCAACAGTTGTATCGCGTAGAACGCTCGACCTCGGCCTGCAACGACCCGGACTTCAAACGCATGATCTTGCGGGCCAACGGCCATAAACCGGCCTGGGCGATGAACGTTACCGGCAAAGGCATGGTGCTGGAGCGCGAAGGCCAGCCACCACTGGCGGTGCCGTTTGTCGAAGAGCAACTGGGTGACGGCCGTTTCAACCTGATGACCGAAGCCAATAACCAGCACATCGAACTGTGGGTAGCCCCACAGCGCTGCATCGATGCCGTCAGCGGCAGCTTGCAGCACATGACCGCCGAGTTGCGGGTCAATGGTCAGGTGCAGCGCGGTTGTGCGTCATTCGGCGGCTCGCGGGACGACTGA
- a CDS encoding NAD(P)/FAD-dependent oxidoreductase, with protein MLRITELKLPIDHPEEDLRPAIVQRLGIASDDLLDFTLFKRSYDARKKSSELCFIYTIDLNAKGEAALLLKFADDRNINPAPDVSYKVVGQAPQGLVERPIVVGFGPCGIFAGLLLAQMGFKPIILERGKEVRQRTKDTWGLWRKSVLNPESNVQFGEGGAGTFSDGKLYSQIKDPKFHGRKVLHEFVKAGAPEEILYVSKPHIGTFRLTGVVENMREQIIALGGEVRFEQRVTDVLIEDGQLNGVVVDGGEQILSRHVILALGHSARDTFRMLHGRGVYMEAKPFSVGFRIEHPQSLIDAARLGKYAGHPKLGAADYKLVHHAKNGRSVYSFCMCPGGTVVAATSEPNRVVTNGMSQYSRNERNANSGIVVGITPEVDYPGGPLAGIELQERLESHAYILGGSNYEAPAQLVGDFIAGKPSTAIGSVEPSYKPGVALGDLALALPDFAIEAIREALPAFEKQIKGYSLHDAVLTGIETRTSSPLRITRNESMQSLNVKGLFPAGEGAGYAGGILSAGVDGIRIAEALARDMLGIEA; from the coding sequence ATGTTACGAATCACCGAACTCAAGCTGCCCATCGACCATCCCGAAGAAGACCTGCGGCCTGCCATCGTGCAGCGCCTGGGCATCGCCAGTGATGACCTGCTCGATTTCACCCTGTTCAAACGCAGCTACGACGCGCGCAAGAAATCGTCGGAGCTGTGCTTCATCTACACCATCGATCTGAACGCAAAGGGTGAAGCCGCCCTGCTGCTCAAGTTCGCCGATGACCGCAACATCAACCCGGCACCGGACGTCAGCTACAAAGTCGTGGGCCAGGCGCCGCAAGGCCTGGTTGAACGGCCGATCGTGGTGGGTTTTGGCCCCTGCGGCATTTTCGCCGGGCTGTTGCTTGCGCAGATGGGCTTCAAGCCGATCATCCTCGAACGCGGCAAAGAAGTGCGCCAACGCACCAAAGACACCTGGGGCCTGTGGCGCAAAAGCGTGCTCAACCCCGAATCCAACGTGCAATTTGGCGAAGGCGGTGCCGGGACCTTTTCCGACGGCAAACTCTACAGCCAGATCAAGGACCCGAAATTCCACGGTCGCAAAGTGCTGCACGAGTTCGTCAAGGCCGGCGCGCCGGAAGAAATCCTCTACGTCAGCAAGCCGCACATCGGCACCTTCCGCCTCACCGGCGTGGTGGAAAACATGCGCGAGCAGATCATCGCACTCGGCGGTGAAGTGCGTTTTGAACAGCGCGTCACGGATGTGCTGATCGAAGACGGCCAGTTGAACGGCGTAGTCGTCGACGGCGGCGAGCAGATCCTCTCCAGGCACGTGATCCTGGCCCTGGGCCACAGCGCCCGCGACACCTTCCGCATGTTACATGGCCGAGGCGTGTACATGGAGGCCAAGCCGTTCTCGGTGGGTTTCCGTATCGAACACCCGCAGTCACTGATCGACGCGGCGCGCCTGGGCAAATACGCCGGGCACCCGAAACTGGGCGCCGCCGACTACAAACTGGTACACCACGCCAAGAACGGCCGTTCGGTCTACAGCTTCTGCATGTGCCCGGGCGGCACCGTGGTGGCGGCGACTTCCGAGCCGAACCGCGTGGTCACCAATGGCATGAGCCAATACTCGCGGAACGAGCGCAACGCCAACTCCGGCATCGTGGTCGGCATCACGCCTGAGGTGGATTACCCAGGTGGCCCGCTGGCCGGTATCGAACTGCAGGAGCGCCTGGAGTCCCACGCCTACATCCTCGGCGGCAGCAACTACGAGGCACCGGCGCAACTGGTGGGCGACTTCATCGCCGGCAAGCCGTCCACGGCCATTGGCAGTGTGGAACCCTCGTACAAACCGGGGGTGGCCCTGGGCGACCTGGCGCTGGCCTTGCCGGACTTCGCCATCGAGGCGATTCGTGAAGCGCTGCCGGCGTTCGAGAAGCAGATCAAAGGTTACTCGCTGCACGATGCAGTGTTGACCGGTATCGAGACCCGTACTTCATCGCCGCTGCGCATCACCCGTAACGAGTCGATGCAGAGCCTGAACGTGAAAGGTCTGTTCCCGGCCGGTGAAGGCGCCGGTTACGCCGGTGGCATCCTCTCGGCGGGCGTCGACGGGATTCGGATTGCCGAGGCGCTGGCGCGGGATATGCTGGGTATAGAAGCTTAA